The Amycolatopsis mongoliensis genome includes a window with the following:
- a CDS encoding ketoacyl-ACP synthase III family protein gives MKLAEVYLSGIGTYVPATTGVEAAIEQGWMTAEDAETSGLTGAACAGETPAPDMALWAGQEAVARAGVDPESLDVLLYADNYHSGPDGWFPQFWLQRHLVGGDLLAAQLRQGCNGMFGALELAATYLIARGGGTAMTVASDNSTSPLVNRWRCLRPDFVIGDGATAVVLNTTSGFARLKSASSITVPELEGMHRGDEPMFPPGATIGRFMDFAERIDFFGFENRDTMLHSGLNLLKTRSELIDRVLAEAGIGLDAVSRIAYNHGSRKYVEEGLLAMLGIPLEKSNWDFGRGLGHLGASDQVASLANMLGTGQLAPGDHVLMVGIAPGVSVAGAVVEILDVPEWAGPVVPRSS, from the coding sequence GTGAAGCTGGCGGAGGTCTACCTCAGCGGGATCGGCACGTACGTGCCGGCGACCACCGGCGTCGAGGCGGCGATCGAGCAGGGGTGGATGACCGCCGAGGACGCCGAGACGTCCGGGTTGACCGGCGCGGCCTGCGCCGGCGAGACCCCGGCCCCGGACATGGCGCTCTGGGCCGGGCAGGAGGCCGTGGCCCGCGCGGGCGTCGACCCGGAATCGCTGGACGTCCTGCTCTACGCGGACAACTACCACTCGGGCCCGGACGGCTGGTTCCCGCAGTTCTGGCTGCAGCGGCACTTGGTCGGCGGCGACCTGCTCGCGGCCCAGCTGCGCCAGGGCTGCAACGGCATGTTCGGGGCGCTGGAGCTGGCGGCGACCTACCTGATCGCCCGCGGCGGCGGGACCGCGATGACGGTCGCTTCGGACAACTCGACGTCCCCGCTGGTGAACCGCTGGCGCTGCCTGCGTCCCGACTTCGTCATCGGCGACGGCGCGACGGCGGTGGTGCTGAACACGACGTCCGGCTTCGCGCGGCTGAAGTCGGCGAGCTCGATCACGGTGCCCGAGCTGGAGGGCATGCACCGCGGCGACGAGCCGATGTTCCCTCCGGGCGCGACGATCGGCCGGTTCATGGACTTCGCCGAGCGCATCGACTTCTTCGGCTTCGAGAACCGCGACACGATGCTCCACAGTGGCCTGAACCTGCTGAAGACGCGCTCGGAGCTGATCGACCGCGTGCTGGCCGAGGCGGGCATCGGGCTCGACGCGGTCAGCCGCATCGCGTACAACCACGGCTCGCGCAAGTACGTCGAGGAAGGGTTGCTCGCGATGCTGGGCATCCCGCTGGAGAAGTCCAACTGGGACTTCGGCCGCGGCCTGGGTCACCTGGGGGCGAGTGACCAGGTGGCCTCGCTGGCGAACATGCTCGGGACGGGCCAGCTGGCGCCGGGTGACCACGTGCTGATGGTCGGGATCGCGCCGGGGGTCAGCGTGGCCGGTGCCGTGGTGGAGATCCTGGACGTGCCGGAGTGGGCCGGGCCGGTGGTGCCCCGCTCGAGCTGA
- a CDS encoding macrolide family glycosyltransferase — protein sequence MSRHIAVFSFPAYAHVAPVLPIVAELVRRGHRVTFAVVDEFAGKVAATGAEVLPYTSTFPWATGLGDTASDGYALRAMLAFMGEGLAPLDAAVRRFADDPPDLVVHDLAASETARLIARKWSVPTVQSCPEFASNEHFRLNEAQAETDSAAPPDLTDPELAAFVEHAGQLLARHGLSDVDTGVGAPGYHLVYLPKAFQIHGETFDDRFAFIGPCFDRTVPPGEWTPPADGLPLVLISLGTSRSREQVGFFRKCVRAFTGQPYHVVLTLGRWVDPAELGPLPDNVEAHPFVAHAALLPHTRVFVTHGGLGSAMEALHYGVPMVVTPSQSDQVVTAARIADLGLGRVVSRTEVTEDELLEAVAATASDPVIAQRVRWMSEQVALAGGEIRAADAVESWLGAKVEAK from the coding sequence GTGAGCAGGCACATCGCGGTCTTCAGTTTCCCCGCGTACGCGCACGTCGCGCCGGTCCTCCCGATCGTCGCCGAACTGGTGCGGCGCGGCCATCGGGTCACCTTTGCCGTGGTGGACGAGTTCGCCGGGAAGGTGGCGGCGACCGGCGCCGAAGTACTGCCCTACACCTCGACGTTCCCGTGGGCGACCGGGCTGGGCGACACCGCCTCCGACGGGTACGCGCTGCGGGCCATGCTGGCGTTCATGGGCGAGGGGCTCGCGCCGCTGGACGCCGCCGTGCGGCGGTTCGCCGACGACCCGCCGGACCTGGTCGTGCACGACCTGGCGGCGTCGGAGACGGCGCGGCTGATCGCGCGGAAGTGGTCGGTGCCGACGGTCCAGTCGTGCCCGGAGTTCGCCTCCAACGAGCACTTCCGCCTGAACGAGGCGCAGGCCGAGACGGACTCCGCCGCGCCACCGGACCTCACCGACCCCGAGCTGGCCGCGTTCGTGGAGCACGCCGGGCAGCTGCTGGCCCGCCACGGTCTGTCCGATGTGGACACCGGCGTCGGCGCCCCCGGCTACCACCTCGTCTACCTGCCGAAGGCGTTCCAGATCCACGGCGAGACCTTCGACGACCGCTTCGCGTTCATCGGGCCGTGCTTCGACCGGACGGTGCCGCCGGGGGAGTGGACCCCGCCCGCCGACGGGCTGCCGCTCGTGCTGATTTCGCTGGGCACCTCGCGCAGCCGGGAGCAGGTGGGCTTCTTCCGCAAGTGCGTGCGCGCCTTTACCGGGCAGCCGTACCACGTCGTGCTGACGCTCGGGCGGTGGGTCGACCCGGCCGAGCTGGGCCCGCTGCCGGACAACGTCGAAGCGCACCCGTTCGTCGCGCACGCGGCCCTGCTGCCGCACACCCGGGTGTTCGTCACCCACGGCGGGCTGGGCAGCGCCATGGAGGCCCTGCACTACGGCGTCCCGATGGTCGTGACGCCGTCCCAGAGCGACCAGGTGGTGACCGCGGCCCGCATCGCCGATCTCGGGCTGGGCCGGGTGGTGTCGCGCACCGAGGTCACCGAGGACGAACTGCTCGAAGCGGTCGCCGCGACCGCGTCCGATCCCGTGATCGCCCAGCGCGTCCGGTGGATGAGCGAGCAGGTCGCGCTGGCCGGCGGGGAGATCCGCGCGGCCGACGCCGTCGAATCGTGGCTCGGAGCGAAAGTGGAGGCGAAGTGA
- a CDS encoding aminotransferase class I/II-fold pyridoxal phosphate-dependent enzyme codes for MKTSVDDLALFGGPMAFEQTLVVGKPSTGDRAKFYERLEVALDSGRLTSGGPLVKEFEARIADHTGAKHCVATCNGTIALEVMARAAGLTGEVVMPSMTYVATAHAMRYLGLTPVFCDLDPATGCIDPEQVERLITDRTTGLVGVHLWGQPAAIQELEKIAELHNLTLFFDAAHGIGCTFGSQPLGGFGKAEMFSFHAAKVVTTFEGGAIVTNDDEFAQRARYTHNFGWGEEHVTEFAGTNAKMSEASAAMGLTSLEALPATIAANRAHYEQYAAELAGLPGLEMHRYDEENRNSYQYNVVKVDEEECGLSRDTILDLLRADNVLAQRYFSPCVHECEPYRTERPVSLPATDVFSRRVLTLPTGPSVTSEQVHEVAALVAFAIEHAPEIRRRLAARG; via the coding sequence ATGAAGACGAGCGTTGACGACCTGGCACTGTTCGGCGGCCCGATGGCCTTCGAACAGACCCTGGTGGTGGGGAAACCGAGCACCGGGGACCGGGCGAAGTTCTACGAGCGGCTCGAAGTCGCCCTCGACAGCGGGCGCCTCACCAGCGGTGGCCCGCTGGTCAAGGAGTTCGAGGCGCGGATCGCCGACCACACCGGGGCGAAGCACTGCGTCGCCACCTGCAACGGGACGATCGCGCTCGAGGTGATGGCGCGGGCGGCCGGGCTGACCGGCGAAGTCGTCATGCCGTCCATGACCTACGTCGCGACCGCGCACGCGATGCGCTACCTCGGCCTGACGCCGGTCTTCTGCGATCTCGACCCGGCGACCGGGTGCATCGACCCCGAGCAGGTCGAGCGCCTGATCACCGACCGCACGACCGGGTTGGTCGGCGTGCACCTGTGGGGCCAGCCGGCCGCCATCCAGGAGCTCGAGAAGATCGCCGAGCTGCACAACCTGACCCTCTTCTTCGACGCCGCGCACGGCATCGGCTGCACCTTCGGCTCCCAGCCCCTCGGCGGGTTCGGCAAGGCCGAGATGTTCAGCTTCCACGCGGCGAAGGTCGTCACGACCTTCGAAGGCGGCGCGATCGTCACCAACGACGACGAGTTCGCCCAGCGCGCCCGCTACACCCACAACTTCGGCTGGGGCGAGGAGCACGTCACCGAGTTCGCCGGCACCAACGCCAAGATGAGCGAGGCGTCCGCGGCCATGGGGCTGACCTCGCTCGAGGCGCTGCCCGCCACCATCGCCGCCAACCGCGCCCACTACGAGCAGTACGCCGCCGAGCTGGCCGGGCTGCCCGGCCTGGAGATGCACCGCTACGACGAGGAGAACCGCAACAGCTACCAGTACAACGTCGTCAAGGTGGACGAGGAGGAGTGCGGCCTGTCCCGCGACACCATCCTCGACCTGCTGCGGGCGGACAACGTGCTGGCGCAGCGCTACTTCTCGCCGTGCGTGCACGAGTGCGAGCCCTACCGGACCGAGCGGCCGGTCTCGCTGCCCGCCACCGACGTGTTCTCCCGGCGCGTGCTGACGCTGCCGACGGGCCCGTCGGTCACGAGCGAGCAGGTCCACGAAGTCGCGGCCCTGGTGGCCTTCGCGATCGAGCACGCGCCCGAAATCCGGCGCCGCCTGGCCGCCCGCGGCTGA